Proteins encoded by one window of Pecten maximus chromosome 15, xPecMax1.1, whole genome shotgun sequence:
- the LOC117343629 gene encoding uncharacterized protein LOC117343629, with the protein MENVTLKAMRDFYKSGVMDYNYYSGTTGFQRRYERQYLNLLSKYGNYAFNYDNVTSNYRGAYVYTCEPQGLVVGTLGTEELKWRFRHIIGNRASVLLVAMLLDKYTYKWAPKKGSAPDTRLTAIYDYSQRLTDTNKCVKLVTHLNRCYLRTVNCEEQLMFVCAEMTGTNAHDLQLFTTKATYDDAQRECMSVGKMLVPLYSGGLNHVFDFLKQENITLSVYTAYYTGHYLVNKEYTYRWLYGIGGLVKEQDMNFRSTYTNDTKDSHQQVIYYPDTDSYGLAILNSNDYYNFVCQSRYPSMWLSAGRDNNTANILIQHRYTKGYLVSSENFLSYACSIDTVDIVRSLVLPRK; encoded by the exons ATGGAGAATGTGACATTGAAGGCAATGAGAGATTTCTACAAAAGTGGAGTGATGGATTACAACTACTACAGTGGAACTACAGGTTTTCAAAGAAGATACGAACGCCAGTATCTGAACTTACTCTCCAAATATGGCAATTATG CATTTAACTACGACAACGTTACGTCTAACTACAGGGGAGCCTATGTTTACACGTGTGAACCACAAGGACTAGTAGTTGGGACCCTTGGTACAGAGGAACTGAAATGGCGATTCCGGCATATTATTGG aaATAGAGCCAGTGTACTGCTGGTTGCCATGTTGCTGGATAAGTATACCTACAAATGGGCCCCCAAAAAAGGGTCGGCACCAGACACAAGACTCACTGCCATCTATGACTATAGCCAGAGGTTAACGGATACTAACAAGTGCGTGAAGTTAGTTACACATTTGAATAGGTGTTATTTGAGAACTGTCAACTGTGAAGAACAATTAATGTTCGTGTGTGCAG AGATGACTGGAACTAATGCAcatg ACCTGCAGCTGTTTACTACAAAAGCTACATACGACGACGCCCAAAGGGAATGCATGTCTGTAGGAAAAATGCTTGTTCCACTTTATAGTGGAGGCTTGAATCATGTATTCGACTTCCTTAAGCAAGAAAACAT AACCCTTTCGGTATACACAGCATATTACACTGGTCACTACTTAGTGAACAAAGAATATACCTATCGCTGGTTGTATGGAATAGGAGGACTGGTCAAAGAGCAAGATATGAACTTCCGGTCAACTTATACAAACGACACCAAAGACTCTCACcaacaagttatatactatcCAGATACTGACAGCTATGGGCTGGCAATATTAAATAGCAACGATTACTATAACTTCGTTTGTCAAA GTAGATATCCTTCGATGTGGCTATCAGCTGGACGCGACAACAATACAGCCAATATTTTAATACAACACCGCTATACAAAGGGATACCTGGTGTCCTCCGAAAACTTTCTGTCATACGCTTGCTCTATAGATACCGTTGATATTGTCCGGTCACTGGTTTTACCTAGGAAGTGA